DNA sequence from the Lysinibacillus sp. OF-1 genome:
AAAACCAACTACTACGTTCTTCGCAAACTCTGCATGTACTTCCATGAATGAACCTTCATCCACTACCTGCTCAACTACTTTGCGAACATCATATGGACGTGTTGTTTCGATTGGCACTGTATCCACGATTTCTGGACGGTAGTCATCCCCTTCAGGTCGAGCTTGTCGAGGTGCCTTTTCTTTATTGTTTTGTGGTAAATAGCTTAATAGTTTTTTAATTTCTTCAATTGCCTCTTCTTCAGATGGCGCACGGAAATGAGCATTCCCACTTACCGCATTATTTACTTTTGAACCACCTAAATCTTCAGCAGAGATTTTCTCACCTGTTACAGTTTCGATGACTTTAGGTCCTGTTATGAACATTTGAGATGTTTTATCCACCATTAAGATAAAGTCTGTGATAGCTGGCGAATAAACCGCTCCACCAGCACAAGGTCCCATAATAACAGAAATTTGCGGAATCACGCCTGAATAAATCGCATTGCGGTAGAAAATATGACCGTAGCCATCTAGAGACAGAACACCTTCTTGGATACGTGCACCACCTGAATCATTAATACCGATAAATGGTGTACCGTTTTTAGCAGCTAGATCCATCACTGTCGCCATTTTTTTGGCATGCATTTCACCAAGCGCCCCACCAAACACTGTGAAATCTTGGGAGAATAAGTATACTGGACGTCCGTTAATTTTACCGAAACCAGTAACTACACCATCACCAGGGCCTTCCATTTTATCCATCCCAAAGTCTACTGTACGGTGAGTAATAAATGGGTTGATTTCGAAAAATGTCCCTTCATCTAGTAGCAAATCAATACGCTCACGAGCTGTTAATTTCCCTTTTTCATGCTGTTTTTCGATGCGCTCATAGCCACCACCAAGTTCAATTACAGTCTTACGGTCATACAAGTCATTGATTTTGTCGAACATATCCATAATGATCACTTATCCCCTTTTCCACTTTTATCACATAATTCATATAACACCCCGAATGAGGATTTAGGATGCATAAATGCAACCTCTGCACCTCCAGCACCAGGTCCTGGCTCTTCCGATAATAGACGTACACCCTTTTCACGAAGCTCTGTCATACGCTCACGAATTCCTGTTACACCGAAGGCAACATGGTGAATTCCCTCTCCACGTTTTTCAATAAATCCATAAATGGCACTTTTATCACTCATTGGTTCTAATAGCTCTAATTTCACGTTACCTGCGTCGATAAATGCCACACGAACCTGTTGAGATTCTACTTCTTCTACTTTCATCAACTTTAAGCCTAAAGTTTCTGTATAATATGTAATGCGTTCATCAAGATCGCGCACTGCAATCCCAATATGGTCTACTTTCTCCATGGTGACATCTCCTTCTGTTATGGTACATACTCTATTTTACAGATTTTTTTGTCAAAACTCTACTACTTGAGAAATTTTTCAGATTTGCTAAACTATTTATAAGAAAAGAAGGAGCGAACGAGCATATGAGTAATAAAAAATTTCAAAAAATCGTTGTTTATAGCATGATCGCGATTATGCTAATCTCATCTCTAGCATTCGGATTATCCATGTTAGTTTAAGGCAAAGCCCGAGGCGTCCACGTTACTGTGGGCGCTCTTTTTTAGCCTTTAAGCCCTTAAATGACTGCTTTATTTCTAAATACCTGTCCATCTCCTCGATAAACTGATAGAGAGCGGCTTGAGCGATAAATTGTTCATGGTTTTGCGGTAAAGGCAGCTGAGAAAAATCACGTTTTACATGTTCTAATTTTTCTCGATAATGACTTGCCGTATTCCCCGAATGAACATGCTCACCGAGGTCTTGTAAAAAATCTGCCACAATTTCAGCCTCTTGTACTATAACAGGTAGTGTCGTCACTTTTGGCAATACTCGTTCGATAATTTCTAGCTGCTGCTCACGCATATCAAAATACACATAGTAATCATTTTTAAGTCTCATAAAATGGTTTTCAACATCTTTAAACGCCAATGATTTTGCCTCTTCTAGCGTTCGGATTGCTTCAATGATTTCATGTCCATTCCATAGCGTGTCTCCTTGACGTAAATAGGTGGCAATTTCTAAAAAAATCTTGCTGTATAGCTCCTCAATTTTAACTCTGTAGTAATTTAATTCCTTTTGTATGTCTGGCATATACATATTAATGGCAATCCCTGTGCCATAACCGATTGCCATCAACGCTAATTCATTATAAACAAGTGCTAATGAAAAACCTTCAGCAGCATAAATATGCATTATAATTACAACACTAGAAATAAATCCATCTGCTACCTTTAATGATACAATGGTTGGAATGAATAACAGGAGCATGCCTGCTAATGTAAGCGGATGATAAGTAAAAAATTCAAAGCTTACAAAGGCAAAAAGCATTGCCACAATACTCGCGACCAATCGTGTATAAGCTGCATGAATAGATTTTTTTTTCGTTGGCTGCACACATAATATGGTTAGAATACCAGCAGATGCATACGAGGCTAAATCAAAATACTGAGCAATGGCAATAGCGATGGCCGCACCAATTGCTGTCTTTAAAGTTCGATAGCCGATTGAAAATTTCTTCAGGCCGACTGCCTCCTATCGTTTAGTACTCTTCACTCTTTTAGCTAATTATTTAGCCAATATTACAAAAATTTTAGTAATAATGAAACTATCTATACATGATGATAGTAGGAAGCCTACATAGATTCTGTGATCTATGAGGCTTTTCTACTTCATTTGAATTCATTTTTGTTATGCAAGAATAGAATTAAAGCTCATCACAATATTCTTCAAAGTTTGCTTGTAAGTTTGTCACAACGGACATTGGATCATGCCCTTCAATTTCATAGCGACCAACTTCTGCAACTACTTGTCCATCTTTTAATAGAACGAAAGATGGTGAAGAAGGTAGGTGATCTTCTCCAAAATGATAACGTGCCGCTGCAGTCGCTTCTTTATCTTGCCCTGCAAACACTGTAACTAAATGATCGGGACGTTTATCATAATGAACACATTGTGCCGCTGCTGGACGAGCGATACCGCCCGCACAACCACATACTGAGTTCACCATTACTAATGTT
Encoded proteins:
- a CDS encoding BrxA/BrxB family bacilliredoxin, whose amino-acid sequence is MNMDYDLFMQEILKTARAEIEAAGYEQLQTPEAVEEAFTRPGTTLVMVNSVCGCAGGIARPAAAQCVHYDKRPDHLVTVFAGQDKEATAAARYHFGEDHLPSSPSFVLLKDGQVVAEVGRYEIEGHDPMSVVTNLQANFEEYCDEL
- a CDS encoding aromatic acid exporter family protein, with the translated sequence MKKFSIGYRTLKTAIGAAIAIAIAQYFDLASYASAGILTILCVQPTKKKSIHAAYTRLVASIVAMLFAFVSFEFFTYHPLTLAGMLLLFIPTIVSLKVADGFISSVVIIMHIYAAEGFSLALVYNELALMAIGYGTGIAINMYMPDIQKELNYYRVKIEELYSKIFLEIATYLRQGDTLWNGHEIIEAIRTLEEAKSLAFKDVENHFMRLKNDYYVYFDMREQQLEIIERVLPKVTTLPVIVQEAEIVADFLQDLGEHVHSGNTASHYREKLEHVKRDFSQLPLPQNHEQFIAQAALYQFIEEMDRYLEIKQSFKGLKAKKERPQ
- the mce gene encoding methylmalonyl-CoA epimerase — translated: MEKVDHIGIAVRDLDERITYYTETLGLKLMKVEEVESQQVRVAFIDAGNVKLELLEPMSDKSAIYGFIEKRGEGIHHVAFGVTGIRERMTELREKGVRLLSEEPGPGAGGAEVAFMHPKSSFGVLYELCDKSGKGDK
- the prli42 gene encoding stressosome-associated protein Prli42; this translates as MSNKKFQKIVVYSMIAIMLISSLAFGLSMLV
- a CDS encoding acyl-CoA carboxylase subunit beta produces the protein MDMFDKINDLYDRKTVIELGGGYERIEKQHEKGKLTARERIDLLLDEGTFFEINPFITHRTVDFGMDKMEGPGDGVVTGFGKINGRPVYLFSQDFTVFGGALGEMHAKKMATVMDLAAKNGTPFIGINDSGGARIQEGVLSLDGYGHIFYRNAIYSGVIPQISVIMGPCAGGAVYSPAITDFILMVDKTSQMFITGPKVIETVTGEKISAEDLGGSKVNNAVSGNAHFRAPSEEEAIEEIKKLLSYLPQNNKEKAPRQARPEGDDYRPEIVDTVPIETTRPYDVRKVVEQVVDEGSFMEVHAEFAKNVVVGFARIAGESVGLVCNQPKVLAGGLDIDSSDKAARFIRTCDAYNIPIITFEDVSGFFPGVKQEHGGIIRHGAKILYAYSEATVPKITVILRKAYGGAYVALNSKSIGADLVFAWPNAEIAVMGAAGAANIIFAREIAKSDDPEATRAAKIEEYKEKFANPYVAASRGMVDDVIDPRDTRMKLIQGLDMLSNKHETRPEKKHGNIPL